From a region of the Trueperaceae bacterium genome:
- a CDS encoding MerR family transcriptional regulator, whose translation MSWSIEEVARMTGVTSRTLRHYHAIGLLEPAFTSEGGRRHYGEPELLRLQEILLLKQLGLGLDDVAAVLASRGEAERASVLRRHRAQLAEERERLGRLIATVDRTIRSLEEGTEMTPEEMFDGLIQNPYEQEAREKYGDEAVGRSYERIRRLPKAERERFLSGQMWSEVHAKFAALAREGAAPEDPRVQAAVEEHISVVRIAWEPNRQAYEGLADLYVNDQRFARNIGDDATVRLLTAAMKVYAANNLS comes from the coding sequence TTGAGCTGGTCGATAGAGGAGGTCGCCCGCATGACGGGCGTGACCTCGCGGACGCTGAGGCACTACCACGCCATCGGCCTGCTGGAGCCGGCCTTCACGAGCGAAGGCGGCCGGAGGCACTACGGCGAGCCGGAGCTGCTGAGGCTGCAGGAGATCCTGCTCCTGAAGCAGCTCGGACTGGGCCTCGACGACGTAGCCGCGGTACTGGCCAGCCGCGGCGAGGCGGAGAGGGCGTCGGTCCTGAGGCGTCACAGGGCGCAGCTCGCCGAGGAGCGGGAGCGCCTGGGCAGGCTCATCGCCACGGTCGACAGGACCATCAGGAGCCTAGAGGAGGGCACAGAGATGACGCCAGAAGAGATGTTCGACGGGCTGATCCAGAACCCGTACGAGCAGGAAGCCAGGGAGAAGTACGGCGACGAGGCGGTCGGCCGCTCGTACGAGCGCATCCGCCGCCTGCCCAAGGCCGAGCGCGAGAGGTTCCTCTCGGGCCAGATGTGGAGCGAGGTGCACGCCAAGTTCGCCGCGCTCGCCCGCGAGGGCGCCGCGCCGGAGGACCCGCGCGTCCAGGCCGCCGTGGAGGAGCACATCTCCGTGGTGCGGATCGCCTGGGAGCCGAACCGCCAGGCGTACGAGGGCCTCGCCGACCTCTACGTCAACGACCAGCGCTTCGCCAGGAACATCGGCGACGACGCCACGGTGAGGCTGCTCACGGCCGCCATGAAGGTCTACGCGGCCAACAACCTGAGCTGA
- a CDS encoding aldo/keto reductase → MTAMRKRRIGSLQVSVVGLGCNNFGGRLDEAATRSVVDAALDAGVDFLDTADTYGGTASETFLGRVLQGRRDRVVLATKFGSKVAEGKQGARPEYVRQALEDSLRRLRTDHVDLYQLHKPDPEVPIADTLGALAEAVRAGLVREIGCSNFSAEQIAESEASVAPGAPRFVSVQNELSLLRRDAERDVLPACRERGLAFLPYFPLFSGLLTGKYRRGQPLPQGTRITGNPRWERHLTPENLDLVEDLIAFAAERGKELIDLAFAWLLAKPEVASVIAGATSAEQVRRNAAAGAWYLTPDDLAELGRLLDEHERAGAGVG, encoded by the coding sequence ATGACAGCGATGCGCAAGCGCCGGATCGGCAGCCTGCAGGTGTCGGTGGTGGGCCTGGGCTGCAACAACTTCGGCGGCCGCCTCGACGAGGCAGCCACCAGGTCGGTGGTCGACGCCGCTCTCGACGCCGGCGTCGACTTCCTCGACACCGCCGACACCTACGGCGGCACCGCCAGCGAGACGTTCCTCGGCCGCGTCCTCCAGGGCCGCCGCGACCGCGTCGTGCTGGCCACGAAGTTCGGCAGCAAGGTCGCCGAGGGCAAGCAGGGCGCCAGGCCCGAGTACGTGAGGCAGGCCCTCGAGGACAGCCTCAGGCGCCTGCGCACCGACCACGTCGACCTCTACCAGCTCCACAAGCCCGACCCCGAGGTCCCCATCGCGGACACCCTCGGCGCCCTGGCCGAGGCCGTGCGGGCCGGGCTGGTGCGCGAGATCGGCTGCTCGAACTTCTCGGCCGAGCAGATCGCGGAGTCCGAGGCGTCGGTGGCGCCGGGCGCGCCGCGCTTCGTGAGCGTGCAGAACGAGCTCAGCCTGCTCCGGCGCGACGCCGAGAGGGACGTGCTGCCCGCCTGCCGCGAGCGCGGCCTCGCCTTCCTCCCCTACTTCCCGCTCTTCAGCGGCTTGCTCACCGGCAAGTACCGCCGCGGCCAGCCTCTGCCGCAGGGCACGCGCATCACCGGCAACCCGCGCTGGGAGCGGCACCTCACCCCGGAGAACCTCGACCTCGTCGAGGACCTGATCGCCTTCGCGGCGGAGCGCGGCAAGGAGCTCATCGACCTGGCCTTCGCCTGGCTGCTGGCCAAGCCCGAGGTCGCCAGCGTGATCGCGGGGGCCACCAGCGCCGAGCAGGTGCGGCGCAACGCCGCGGCCGGCGCCTGGTACCTCACCCCGGATGACCTCGCGGAGCTGGGGAGGCTGCTCGACGAGCACGAGCGCGCGGGCGCCGGCGTCGGCTGA